The genomic DNA TATTGTTGGCATGCTGACCTTCTTCGGGGGAGCGCGAAAGAGAACGGAGCACGTCGGAGAAGCCGGAGCCAGCGTTCTCAAAGAGTACTGGGGAGAGGGCATTGGCACAGCCCTGATGAATGTCTTTATGGATTGGGCAAGGAATACAGGAGTTGTGCAAAAGATCAATGGACGAACGCGCACAGACAACAAAACGTCGATACGGCTTTGTGAAAAATTCGGTTTTGTACAGGAAGGACTTTCAAAGAGAGAGTTCCAAATAAATGGTCAGTTCTATGACTTTATATTGTTTGGGTTAGAGATAAACGGAATGTAAATAGGAATCATTTGTCATTGTTGACTTTTTTTTAAAAAACTTTATAATAAGCATTGTAATTTTAAACTTTAAGGAGGATTATTAAAAAATGACACATTCGATAACATTACGTTTCCCAACTTTGAACCAGTAATTAAATATGGTCAAAGGCTCTGTATCTGTATGCAGAGTAAACGGGATAAGTCTGTCCTTTTTTAATAATCTTCATTTTAAATACAAATATGTATGATGAAGAAAGGCGGATCGTTTTGCCTTTCTTTATTTTTTGTATAATCCCCTTTTTGCTTTTGTAGAAGAGGTTATTTGGGGACAGCAATTCTAGCGTAATCTTTCCCTTTACTCTGAATCACAGACATATTGTCTGTGATTTTTTATTTTCTTTTTAAAATGATTGGGGACATTTTGGATCAGCTCGTATCGGTGAAGAATCGATACGCAACTACGTTAGGAGGTATCAATTGTAATGGAGAATAAAAATTGGAAACGAAAATTCTTTGCGATATATATAGGGCAGTTCTTTTCGTTAGTAAGTAGTGCAGCTGTTCAATTTAGTATCATCTGGTGGTTAACAGATACAACAGGTTCACCATTTGTATTAACACTAGCAGGATTGGCAGGGTTTTTGCCGCAAGCACTGGTTGGACCTTTTGCAGGAACATTGACGGATCGTTACTCTCGTAAAACAATCATGATCTGCGCAGATATGGCGGTTGCGCTCGGTAGTTTACTCTTATTTATATCGATGTATATTAGTGATCCCAGTATTGCCTTCGTCATTCTCGTGTTGCTTGTTCGTTCCCTGGCAACTGCCTTTCATATGCCGGCAATGCAAGCTTCTGTACCATTGCTCGCACCTGAAGAGCATCTTACCAAGGTTGCAGGTTGGAGTCAGATGGTGAGTTCCATTTCAAATATTGCAGGTCCCGCCGTGGGAATGGCTTTGCTGGCCGTTAGCTCACTTGAGTGGGTGTTATTATTAGATGTTTTGGGTGCTGTTATTGCGAGCAGCGTTTTACTGTTTATTCGTATCCCAAGGGTACCAGGGATAGAAGAAAAAGCTTATACCAGCTTTATTGCTGACATGAAAGAAGGGTACCATGCAATTATGAAGCATCCCGTATTGCTGAAGCTAACCATCATCATGACAGTTGTAGCCGTTCTGTACATTCCTCTTAGCACGTACTTTCCGCTTATGACACGTAATTACTTTGAAAAGGGTGTCGTGGAAGCCGGGATCGTCGAAAGTGTTTTTGCGATTGGATTAGTAGTCGGCGGTTTGGTGCTGGGTGTATTAGGAGATCGTTTCGATAAAATCAACACAATGGCAGTAGGGATAATGCTTATGGGCGTTGCGTTATTCCTTTCTGGTTTGCTCTCGCCATCCCTTTTCTATGTATTTGTTGTGTGTAGTGGTCTAGTAGGCATATCGGGTCCCTTATTCTCAGCTCCATTCTATGCTTATATCCAAACGGAAATAGAGATTCATTTACTTGGGCGAGTATTTAGCTTTGTGACAAGTCTCTCGTTGCTTGCTACACCAATAGGGTATGCGTTAGCTGGAGTAGTGATTGAATTAACAAGTGTAGCCACGCTATTTTCTATGGTAGGCATCCTCATTTTTCTCAGTGGAGTTATGGCAATCAAGGCAAAATAGGAGGAGAAATCCATGCAATTCTTATTCTTTTTTTGATACGAGCTTGAATGACACGCTCGTATCGATTCTACGCTATCGATACGAAATAGAAAAAATTTCGGAGGTAGCAAAATGGAACAACTATGTTTTGAATTAGAAAAGGTCGAAGTAATCTATTTAGATAAAGAAGTAGTAAAGATTGAAAGGGCAGCTGTACATCAATTTGACCGCATCGGTATCGTCGGAAAAAATGGTGCAGGAAAAAGCACAATACTAAAGCTACTGGCGGGTATTGTACAGCCATCAAGCGGGAAAGTGAATCGTCATGTGGACTGCGGTTATTTTGAGCAAATTAAAGCTCCAACAGCCACGGAAGCTGATCCAGCGTTACTCGGAAAATTAAATGTTCCGAAGCATTCCGAATGCTTAAGTGGCGGGGAGCAGACAAGGATGAAACTTGCACAAATGTTTACTCATCATTACGAAGCGTTACTTCTGGATGAACCAACAACACATTTGGATCAGGATGGTATTTCGTTTTTGCTTGATGAATTGCATTATTACTACGGGGCGCTTATAGTAATTAGTCATGACCGAGCTGTGTTAGATGAACTCGTCACAACAATTTGGGAAGTAGATGAGGGCAGGGTAAACGTTTATTCAGGAAATTACAGTGAGTACATGGCGCAAAAGCAAATAGAGCAGAAACAGCAAAGCCAAGCGTATGAACAATATATAAAAGAAAAGAGTCGACTGGAAAAAGCGGCCCGAGAAAAAATGAAAAAGGCTGAAAAAATTGCGCAAGCAGGAAAAATGTCAAAAAAAGAAGCAAGTGCAAAACCAAACCAAATGTTCATGACGAAATCGAAAGGAACGAGTCAAAAAGCCGTACAGCGGGCAGCCAAAGCGATTGAACATCGAAAGGAAAAGCTTCAGGAAATAGAGGCCGTTAAAGAAGAAAGACAAATTATGTTCCGTCAGTCGAAGGCAGTGGAGCTGCACAATAAGTTTCCCATTATGGCTGACAGACTCACTCTCCGTGTGAACGATAAAGTGTTGTTGGATGAAGTCAGTTTCCAGATGCCGCTGGGTAAAAACATAGCGATTACAGGCAGCAACGGTAGTGGAAAAAGTACATTACTTCACCACATTGCGAACAATGGTGAGGGTTTAATCATATCACCGAAAGCAAAAATCGGTTACTTCCAACAAATGGGCTATCAATGTACAAGCGATGAAACAGTACTGCAATTTTTGAAAAACCGCTCGGAATATGATGAAGGATTTTTACGAAGTGTTTTACATTCCATGCAGTTTGTTGGTACAGATCTATTAAAAAGTGTGAAGTCATTAAGTGGCGGAGAAGCGATTCGCCTTCAGCTTTGTCAACTTTTCTTAGGGGAATACAACATCTTATTATTAGACGAGCCGACTAACTTTTTAGATATTTATGCTATTGAAGCGCTAGAGAGGTTTATATCTGCATACGAAGGAACAATTATATTTGTATCCCATGATAAGAAGTTTATAAAAAATATAGCAGATCTCCAGTTCTCTATATTTGAGAAAAAAATACATGTGCTCTGAACATGAGCAAGCTTTATGCCCTTAGATATATTTTGTCTAAGGGTATTTTTTTCTGCGACGATAGAAGCATTGTTCTTCAAGAAGAAGTATACTATGAATATTCCCGTAACTTTCAATGAGGACAAAAAGTAAGATTTTTACTAACAGATATCGAGAGTAGAGGAGTAGTGAGGGGAAGCGATGCGTTCTGCCAATGCGGTCATGTCTTATCCAAGAATAAATGGAATCGTTATGGTTCTTACGGGAGCGGTGTTGTGGGGGATCTCAGGTACGGTTGCTCAGTATTTGTTTCAACAGCGGGGGTTTAGCCCGGAGTGGTTGGTGGTCATTCGCTTATTATTTTCAGGAATTCTTTTATTAGGGTTTGCTTATCGAAAAGAAAAGCAGCGCATATGGGGAATCTGGAAAAATAAACGCGATCTTGTAAGCCTTCTGTTGTTCAGCATCTTAGGGATGGTAGCTGTGCAGTATACATATTTTGCAGCTATTCACCACGGAAATGCCGCCACAGCTACCGTGCTTCAATATTTGGCGCCCGTGCTTATTACGTGCTATGTAGCGGTTCGTTCAAAACGGCTTCCTGTTCTAAAAGAAATAATAGCTGTCGTGTTAGCGCTTTTGGGAACCTTCCTTCTTGTGACACAGGGAAGCATTCATGCGTTATCAATGTCCGGGTGGGCATTATTTTGGGGACTTCTCTCGGCTGTTTCACTGGCTTTCTATACATTACAGCCCCATAAGCTCCTCGCCGCGTGGGGATCGATGATCGTAGTAGGATGGGGAATGCTGCTGGGGGGAGTCGGCTTTAGCTTCATTCATCCACCCTGGAGATTTGAAGGCCAATGGTCGACTCCCTCGCTTTTTGCCGTCCTATTTATCGTTGTATTTGGGACGCTCATTGCTTTTTACTGCTATTTAGAAAGTCTGACCTATCTGAGTGCCTCGGAAGCGAGTTTATTAGCGTGTGCGGAACCGCTGTCCGCCGCTGTGTTATCAGTCGTATGGCTGCAGGTAGCCTTTGGTCCCGTAGAGTGGGCCGGCACAGCGTGTATTCTAAGTACCATTGTGATTTTATCGATGGTGACAGATAAAGAGACGGTAAATTTGAATAGGAAGAAGCGCTAGTTGCTGTCTAAAAAGTCCCTTTACGCGTAAAATGCATACAAAACAAAAAGCCAAGCATGTTGATGTAACAGCATGCTTGGCCTTTTGCTTTATCAAGGCCTTGGCTGAAATATGACTTTTTGGACAGCCACTTTATTTTGGATTATCCTCGGTTCAAATGACAAAGAAGACATAAAATCGCTCAGATTTCATGAGTATTATTTTGCCTTTTTAGGTTGGGGCAGAGGAAGCATGGTTTGTCTTATTTTCGTATTTTATAATGGAATAGTTATATATTTGTAGTAAATATATAAAAAAACTAGCATGTAACGTTAAGGGTCCTTTACCACATTTTGTTGACATCCCTACAAAGCAGGAGGATTCGGTAGCATGAAAGAACTGATTGCAGTCAAGGAAGTCGCACCATTTACAACGCGTTCCGAAGAGTTCAGCCCATACGCCTGGTGCAAGCAGATGCTGGAGCACAATCCGGTGAGCTATCATGAAGGAACGAATACGTGGAATGTCTTTACATATGAAAATGTGAAGCGTGTGATTAGCGATTACGAACATTTTTCGAGCGTTCGCACCCGTACGACTATTGCGGTTGGTACGGATAGCGAGGACGGCTCTGTACCTGACAAGACCAATATTATTGATGCGGACCCACCTGAGCACAGAAAACGTCGTTCGCTGTTGTCGGCGGCCTTTACGCCGAGAAGTCTGCAGAATTGGGAGCCCCGTATTCAGGAGATTGTGGATGAACTGATTGGACAATTGGGGACCGATACTGAGATTGAGATCGTTCAATCGCTGACCAGTCCGCTTCCCATCATCATTATGTCTGATCTGATGGGTGTTCCATCAAAAGACCGGCTATTATTTAAAGAATGGGTAGATACGCTGTTTTTGCCGTTTAAGAGAGAAGAGGCGGAAGATATCAATCGCAAGAAGCAGATAGCTGCCAAAGAATATTATGAGTATTTATATCCGATCGTGGTAAAGAAAAGACAAAACCCCGCTGATGATATCATATCTGACTTACTGCAGGCAGAGGTGGACGGGGAGACCTTTACCGATGATGAAGTCGTGCGGACGACGATGCTGATTCTCGGAGCGGGTGTGGAAACGACCAGTCATTTGCTGTCCAGCACGTTTTATTCCTTATTATATGACGATGCGACACTGTATGAGGAATTGCATGATCATCCGGAATGGGTTCCGCAGGCGGTAGAAGAAATGCTCAGATACCGCTTCCAGCTATCTAAAATTGATCGTACAGTAAAAAAAGATAACGATCTATTAGGAGTGGAGCTAAAAAAGGGTGATGTTGTGATTGCCTGGCTGAGTGCGGCGAACTTGGACAAAGACATGTTTGAAGATCCGTTCACCGTCAACATTCACCGGCCTACGAACAAGAAGCATGTAACGTTTGGAAACGGGCCGCATTTTTGTCTGGGTGCGCCGCTCGCCCGTCTGGAAGCAAACATTGCGCTTACGTCCTTTCTCAAAAAGTACTCGCGCATTGAACCGCTTGCTGATTTTAACGTAGAAGATCATCTCACCGATTCAGCAACCGGTCAAACGCTGGTAACCCTTCCATTTAAGGCGTTTGTATAGGAATACACAAAGCAGGAGATCAAGATGTATTTGATCTCCTGCTTTTTTTTGTGGTATGAAAATACAATTGAACTTTTCTAGTAAATATGTATAATAGATGAGGGTTAAAAGTAAACTTCAAGTTCAGTAATAATAAACTTTATTGACTATATGTTTACTTATTATAAACAAGATTGAGGGCTAGACGATGCAAATCGGAAGAAAGATTAAAAATCTGCGATTGAAAAAAGGATTAACACAGGAAGAGCTTGGTGAACGTACTGACTTAAGCAAAGGGTACATCTCTCAGCTCGAACGGGATCTAAGCTCGCCTTCCCTTGAGACGTTTTTTGCTATTCTAGAGGTGCTTGGCTGTACGCCCAAGGAGTTCTTCGATGAAGAGGAACGCAAACAAAAGGTGGTATACAGTGAGGAAGAGCAGACCGCCTTTTATGATGAGGAGCGGGGCTATCACATTCAGTGGCTTGTTCCTGAATCAAATGAAAAAGAAATGGAACCGATTCGCCTGACGCTTGAGTCCGGCGGTGAGTTTAAGCAGTTTGAGCCTTCTCTTGCGGAAACGTTCGCTTATGTGCTGCGCGGACGTATTATGATTCGCCTGGGCAAGCATACGTATTATGCGAAAGCCGGCGAGGCGATTTATTTTCATGCATCAGATGAACACCAGATTATAAATG from Aneurinibacillus sp. REN35 includes the following:
- a CDS encoding GNAT family N-acetyltransferase yields the protein MSEFLTNKNRSVVIRKAQEEDAEGIIRYLNVVAGESDFLTFGAGEFTVSIEEERRFISSTSSQSNSLILVAVSEDDRIVGMLTFFGGARKRTEHVGEAGASVLKEYWGEGIGTALMNVFMDWARNTGVVQKINGRTRTDNKTSIRLCEKFGFVQEGLSKREFQINGQFYDFILFGLEINGM
- a CDS encoding erythromycin resistance leader peptide gives rise to the protein MTHSITLRFPTLNQ
- a CDS encoding MFS transporter, translating into MENKNWKRKFFAIYIGQFFSLVSSAAVQFSIIWWLTDTTGSPFVLTLAGLAGFLPQALVGPFAGTLTDRYSRKTIMICADMAVALGSLLLFISMYISDPSIAFVILVLLVRSLATAFHMPAMQASVPLLAPEEHLTKVAGWSQMVSSISNIAGPAVGMALLAVSSLEWVLLLDVLGAVIASSVLLFIRIPRVPGIEEKAYTSFIADMKEGYHAIMKHPVLLKLTIIMTVVAVLYIPLSTYFPLMTRNYFEKGVVEAGIVESVFAIGLVVGGLVLGVLGDRFDKINTMAVGIMLMGVALFLSGLLSPSLFYVFVVCSGLVGISGPLFSAPFYAYIQTEIEIHLLGRVFSFVTSLSLLATPIGYALAGVVIELTSVATLFSMVGILIFLSGVMAIKAK
- a CDS encoding Msr family ABC-F type ribosomal protection protein, with translation MEQLCFELEKVEVIYLDKEVVKIERAAVHQFDRIGIVGKNGAGKSTILKLLAGIVQPSSGKVNRHVDCGYFEQIKAPTATEADPALLGKLNVPKHSECLSGGEQTRMKLAQMFTHHYEALLLDEPTTHLDQDGISFLLDELHYYYGALIVISHDRAVLDELVTTIWEVDEGRVNVYSGNYSEYMAQKQIEQKQQSQAYEQYIKEKSRLEKAAREKMKKAEKIAQAGKMSKKEASAKPNQMFMTKSKGTSQKAVQRAAKAIEHRKEKLQEIEAVKEERQIMFRQSKAVELHNKFPIMADRLTLRVNDKVLLDEVSFQMPLGKNIAITGSNGSGKSTLLHHIANNGEGLIISPKAKIGYFQQMGYQCTSDETVLQFLKNRSEYDEGFLRSVLHSMQFVGTDLLKSVKSLSGGEAIRLQLCQLFLGEYNILLLDEPTNFLDIYAIEALERFISAYEGTIIFVSHDKKFIKNIADLQFSIFEKKIHVL
- a CDS encoding DMT family transporter; its protein translation is MRSANAVMSYPRINGIVMVLTGAVLWGISGTVAQYLFQQRGFSPEWLVVIRLLFSGILLLGFAYRKEKQRIWGIWKNKRDLVSLLLFSILGMVAVQYTYFAAIHHGNAATATVLQYLAPVLITCYVAVRSKRLPVLKEIIAVVLALLGTFLLVTQGSIHALSMSGWALFWGLLSAVSLAFYTLQPHKLLAAWGSMIVVGWGMLLGGVGFSFIHPPWRFEGQWSTPSLFAVLFIVVFGTLIAFYCYLESLTYLSASEASLLACAEPLSAAVLSVVWLQVAFGPVEWAGTACILSTIVILSMVTDKETVNLNRKKR
- a CDS encoding cytochrome P450; this encodes MKELIAVKEVAPFTTRSEEFSPYAWCKQMLEHNPVSYHEGTNTWNVFTYENVKRVISDYEHFSSVRTRTTIAVGTDSEDGSVPDKTNIIDADPPEHRKRRSLLSAAFTPRSLQNWEPRIQEIVDELIGQLGTDTEIEIVQSLTSPLPIIIMSDLMGVPSKDRLLFKEWVDTLFLPFKREEAEDINRKKQIAAKEYYEYLYPIVVKKRQNPADDIISDLLQAEVDGETFTDDEVVRTTMLILGAGVETTSHLLSSTFYSLLYDDATLYEELHDHPEWVPQAVEEMLRYRFQLSKIDRTVKKDNDLLGVELKKGDVVIAWLSAANLDKDMFEDPFTVNIHRPTNKKHVTFGNGPHFCLGAPLARLEANIALTSFLKKYSRIEPLADFNVEDHLTDSATGQTLVTLPFKAFV
- a CDS encoding helix-turn-helix domain-containing protein, coding for MQIGRKIKNLRLKKGLTQEELGERTDLSKGYISQLERDLSSPSLETFFAILEVLGCTPKEFFDEEERKQKVVYSEEEQTAFYDEERGYHIQWLVPESNEKEMEPIRLTLESGGEFKQFEPSLAETFAYVLRGRIMIRLGKHTYYAKAGEAIYFHASDEHQIINDYDGQSEVLLVATESYL